A genome region from Ralstonia solanacearum K60 includes the following:
- a CDS encoding beta-ketoacyl synthase chain length factor, which yields MTRLSAFIEGVGLLGPGLNQWPQAAAQLTGQAPYAPERTALPPPAGLPAAERRRTGPAVRVALAVGLEAAAASGRDAATLATVFAASGGDSQNCHAICETLAGEDRHLSPTRFHNSVHNAPAGYWSIAARAMAPSNVLCAYDGSFAAGLLESLCQVAVDAVPTLLIAFDTDYPEPLRAVRPIPDAFGVALVLAPEAGPHALARIDARLTDAPASALARSEFEQLRAGNPAARALPLLEALAARRSASVVLDYLPDTRLHVDLVLPGAYGTFAQ from the coding sequence ATGACCCGACTGAGCGCATTCATCGAAGGCGTCGGGCTGCTCGGGCCCGGACTGAACCAGTGGCCGCAGGCCGCCGCCCAGCTCACCGGCCAAGCGCCCTATGCGCCCGAGCGCACCGCCCTGCCGCCGCCCGCCGGGCTGCCCGCGGCCGAACGGCGCCGCACCGGCCCCGCCGTTCGCGTCGCACTGGCGGTGGGCCTGGAGGCGGCGGCCGCGAGCGGCCGCGACGCCGCCACGCTCGCCACCGTCTTTGCCGCCTCCGGCGGCGACAGCCAGAACTGCCACGCGATCTGCGAAACGCTGGCGGGCGAAGACCGCCACCTGTCGCCGACGCGCTTCCACAACTCCGTGCACAACGCGCCGGCGGGCTACTGGAGCATCGCCGCCCGTGCGATGGCGCCATCCAATGTGCTGTGCGCCTACGACGGCAGCTTCGCCGCGGGCCTGCTCGAAAGCCTGTGCCAGGTGGCGGTCGATGCGGTGCCCACCCTGCTGATCGCCTTCGACACCGACTACCCGGAACCGCTGCGCGCGGTGCGGCCCATTCCCGATGCCTTCGGCGTGGCGCTGGTGCTGGCGCCCGAGGCCGGCCCGCACGCGCTGGCGCGCATCGACGCCCGGCTCACCGACGCACCCGCCAGCGCCCTCGCCCGATCCGAGTTCGAACAGCTGCGCGCAGGCAACCCCGCCGCCCGCGCGCTGCCGCTGCTCGAAGCCCTGGCCGCCCGGCGCTCGGCGAGCGTGGTGCTCGACTACCTGCCGGACACCCGCCTGCACGTCGATCTCGTCCTGCCCGGGGCGTACGGCACCTTTGCGCAATGA
- a CDS encoding hotdog family protein encodes MTASHPPSPPLDHAWIAARIPHSGAMCLLDTVVAWDDARIRCTATSHRDPGNPLRADGRLAAVCGIEYAAQAMAVHGAILGNAQDRPRAGFLASVRSVEAHVERLDTLDAPLTIEAERIGGDGNNVLYRFAVHCGERVLLTGRAAVVLDASGPGLPDPGAGAEADARAR; translated from the coding sequence ATGACCGCCAGCCATCCCCCGTCGCCGCCGCTCGACCACGCCTGGATTGCCGCGCGCATTCCGCACAGCGGCGCGATGTGCCTGCTCGACACGGTCGTCGCATGGGACGACGCGCGCATCCGCTGCACCGCGACCAGCCATCGCGACCCCGGCAACCCGCTGCGTGCCGACGGCCGGCTGGCAGCCGTCTGCGGGATCGAATACGCCGCCCAGGCCATGGCCGTCCACGGCGCGATCCTCGGCAATGCGCAAGACCGGCCGCGCGCGGGCTTCCTCGCCAGCGTGCGGAGCGTCGAAGCGCACGTCGAGCGCCTGGATACGCTCGACGCGCCCTTGACCATCGAAGCCGAGCGCATCGGCGGCGACGGCAACAACGTCCTGTATCGCTTCGCAGTGCACTGCGGCGAGCGCGTACTGCTCACCGGCCGCGCCGCCGTGGTGCTGGATGCGTCCGGCCCGGGCCTGCCGGATCCCGGCGCGGGCGCCGAAGCCGACGCCCGGGCGCGCTAG